TTCACAAAAAAAGATCTCACAACGGCACTGCAGGACACAAAGGGGCaggcattctcctcctcctctttcccttgaTCCAAATCAGTGCAGAACAGTCCACAAAAACCTGCCCTTGAGAATCCAGCATGACCAATAACCCCAGTGCCAGGGAGCTTCCTAGAACTGGGACCCAAGAGCTGAgtctagcctgctctacaaagtatGAGGCAAGAAACCTTGGTCACATGTGCCTAGAAGTCCATTTCCAGAGCAAGGCTAAGGCTAGAAAGCTTGGCTGTATCCAAACAAGCAGCTAAGCCAGGTCAGTAAGGGAGTCACATGCTGtaaatcaaactgagggctggtAGCCTTGGTAGACACAGGCCAGGTGCTCTGGCTTTCTAGTGCTCTTAATGGGTATCCTCAAAGCAGCCAGTTTGGGGAACCCATATATACATGCTCCCAATGACAAGGCTGTGTGAGTGgtgcagaggcagggagagttATCATGAATGAGGTTATGTGAACTCCACACATTAACATCCAATGAAGTGTGAAATCACTAATCATTCTTCCTAGGAGTGTGCAGAGAAAGCCAACCATGCAGGGGAGAAGTGCGTTCTCACCTGCCTGGGCCCACAAATAACAGTCTCTTTCCAGGATTGAAACAGTCCCTTGGCTGCCATCTCGGGTGAGAGCAGGTGGCCAGCCTCTGGGAACATGAGGCCATCCTATGCTGTGTGGCCTGTCCCAAAGATGCCATATGAGGCAGCCTTTCCACTGGACACCAAGGACTTTAGAAGGGGCTGTGACTCAAACAGGTTCCTCAGGACTGCTTTCTCGTCTgtaaaatggaggaaataatctGATAGGGATCCTCTTGGCACTAAAGAGATAACATATGAGAATGTGTTGAGAGCCAGCtcattctggaaagaaaaatgactGGGCCAGACACTGGAGCCAGGGAAAACTGAGACCAGATTCATGCAGCAGGCCTGAGAGAGTACAGGCTGGGGCAGGGGCTGCTgagtggttctctccctccttgtGAGCTGACCTCCTGAGACTTATGCTCAAACCCCTCCCCACTCTGTTGGGTGCGTGCCTGGCCTTCAGCGTGATGGAGGGAGCACGGCACTGAGAAGGCTGTTTACGGGCCCTGCTGCTGCACAAGGTCCCACAGGCTGATTTAGTTTCCCTGCTTTCCCCGGTGTGCCTGACGGTTCAACATTTCATTCCCTGAGTTTTCTGCCTTTGTCCTTTTCACCTACAAGAAGCAAATCCTGCACAGCCTAGGAAGCTTTCTTACCATTCAGCAGGAAAGGAGCTGGGACTGGGTGAGCTCCCAATATAGCACCCATAGGCCTAGTAATGAGACTGATCTGAAAGGCAGGCTGGCTAGCAcccaacacagaaaacaagcaaagctGTACAGCATGTACcaaacagattgatttccattgctgtgagaGGGCAAGGATGAGCCCATGGATCCAACAGGATGGCTGCCACACGGCCCATGAGAATAGCTTGCGCAAAGATGGATTTATAACTCACATGAACAAGTAGACCAACAGTCCAGGAAGAAAAGAACAGCTGCTGACAAGTTAGACATACTGATGTCTGAAATCACCGCTCTGAACACTACTTGGTGGGAATTCGTATTTTGTTAATTACACAATACAAACTAACCATGATCAGCGCTACATAATGAAAAGGCAGGCAATTTAAAAGTTTTCAAAGGATTTTTATCAGTTTAAATAATGAGGTTGCCATGGATTATTACAGCTCTTCTGTAACAGAGCAGGTGGAAACTAACTCTACGAAATGGCCCTCCACATTGATTGGGTCAAGATTTATCCCCAGCCTGCCTCCAAACTGAGCTGAAGTGCGCACACTCTGTAAAGCGAATGCTTAGACATGTTTAAACTGGTTTAGGGATTTTCTAAGACAGACCATCTATGCCGAAAGGAAAGCAATATTGCACAGAAACCAATGGCAATGTTTCAATGGAACTAGGGCTGGATTCCACAGATGCCTGAGGGAAAGGGGTCAACCAACACCGCCCGATTCTATGCAGCCTTCCAAAGACAGCCTGCACCTGCCCAAGGTCTGAGCTGCTGTTTATGACTGGAGCACTGTATTTGTTTCAATCTCACACATTTGTTAGAAGTTCTAAAATGTTTAAATCATGCATTATTGAATTAGTGTTCCTTGCTCAGCCTGTTCTACATGAGGAGTTAACGATGCCAATCCCGTGCTAAATGGGGAAACACTAGGAAATGATTTAAACCGTCCGTAAATTTTATTTGGAAATTAGTGAACACCTCATCATGATTTCTAATTAAAACAGCTCTAATTAACATAGACATTCATTAGCcctcttcctgcccctcccccgcaAGACACTGTGGCGCAGCAGCCTTGCAAGGAGCTGCCCACCAGCTGCAGGAAGGGCGGGCGATGTGCAGATAGGCAGTCGCTGTATCTATTCTGGGAAGCTCTGCTCACCTGAGCCTGGGCGCTGCCACTCACAGTCCGGGAGCCGCCAATCACTTCATCTACCGGCAGCGACTCACTCGCTCTCCAGCTGCGGCAAGCAAAATCTCCAAGGACTTCAGAGCAGTGCCTTTCGTTAAAATCAGTTTGAAGAGACAGGTCCAGGAAGTGTCCATTCAACTGACAGCAGAACGGAGCAAGAACTGCCTTCCCACTGAAGGTAGGGCATTGTGGGGCCTGGGCAGCCCTGCATACCtacaggatagcctgggctagtGTGCTGACTTGTGTAaccagaggagccagaggacaccCCACCCCCATAACACCCTAAAGGGCCTGCCCACAGCAGGTCTTGCAGGCACACGTGAAAATAGCCACGCTTCAGCTGTAAGGGCTACTATGTACCTGCTGAGATGCACAAAGACACATGCACTAATCTGGGGAAGACCATCCTAGTAGCCACTGGGTGCAACAACAGAGAGTGGAAACAGTGCAGGCCCTGGGCATCACATCAACCCGAGACTGCCCACCGTGTACCACAGAAAGATTGTACTCACAGTGTTACAGTACTGGGTCTCAGACCCCTGTGTCCGTGTCCCATCAGAGTTAGAAAACGGGCTATGAAACTGCCCTCAGTCCTGGCAGGCAAAGTACTGACATAGCCATGCTATGACCAATCCTACTATGGGCCCAATGCTGCCTTATGGTTAAGGCAGATCCACAACAGGAAGCCAGGACTGCAGCTGGTGTAGAACAGCTATCAGGAGTCAGGGCAAGCCATTTAAGTCTTTTTTGGTGTAATACTAGGGACTGAACTTCCTGCCTCAAAGCTGCTAGTCTGCATTGGTGGTGGTGGCGCAAGCCTTtgatctcaacactcaggagacagaggcaggcagacctcggTGActttgggccagcctggtctacagagtgagttccaggacagccaaggctacacagagaaatcctgtctcaaaaaatggtctggagagatggctcagaggttaagagcactgtctgctcttccagaggtcctgagttcaattcccagcacccatatggtggttcccaaccatctataatgggatctggtgccctcttttgcaTCCAGGCACACACGCAAgggaacactgtgtacataataaatgaatcttaaaaaacaaaacaaaacatgctaggctctaccactaagctacgtCCCCAAGCCTCTTTGTATTTTGAAACAAGGACTCACTAAGTTACCTAGGCAGCCACTGAAATCACTCTAACCCAGGCCAGTCTTGAAGTAATGAGCCTCTTGCCTTAGCCTTTCAAGTTAATTCTTTACCATCAGGCCCAGCTTCCACTCAGCTGCCTTGAGTGCATGGTTATTACCATACAGGCAATAGAGCCATGGGTACATAGCTAAACTAAATGCAGAGCTCTGACCCAGGGGGTTGCATGCCCTCACCACCACCCAAAGGCCTCACGAGtggcctgtaggccagaagaagactcccagtctctgtcagCAGCTAGCCATTCAGCAGTCAGAACACAGAGGTAAGACATGAGGTTATGGGAACAGCATCCAACAACACCCAGCTTTACGCACCTTACAAAGCTGCAGAACAAGAACAGCCAGGCACTAAGACACTCGGGGTTTGGAGTCCTGCCAATCCCACTGCTGTCATTCCCAGTTAGGAAGGGCAGGCTGGTAATACCTAGGCCTGGAAAAGCCCGTCTCTGCTGCCAACGAGCATTCAAAGCCCTGTGGCCACTCCCTGGGACACTAGCTTTCCAAGGATGTCCTCACACTTCCAAAGCCCACCAGCAAGGTGATATCCACAGAATGTAGGAACTGGATTGGCAGAGTTTTCCAGAGATGGATTGGGGTACACCTTtctagccaggcacagtggcatgtgcctttaattccagaactcggTACAAGgatagcctagtctacaaagtaagtccaaccagggctacactgagaaatcctgtctcaaaaacaagaacaaaattaCAACTCTTTCTGACTACTGCAGTGTGGGCCAGAGCTGTCACTTTCCTCTGGGCTAGAGAAGTGTTCTCCACTATAAACATACTTTGCTCAAAATTCAGAGCTAACTTAGATGAGTGACACAACAAGATGCAACTCTCATAACATGTTAATGACACATACCAAACACTGCTAGACAGTGTCAATGGTAGCACCTTAGTCCTGCGAGGGCCATGAACTCAAGGGTTTGCTGACTGAAGAAGCaaggctgccctctgctggcccacATCACACATAGCCTCTGCAAAGCTGGGGCCATCAAGGAGCTGCCAAGAGTCAGGAGCTCCCTCCTGTGTCCTCCAGCTCCAGCACTTCCTGTACTGCACCTTCACTGTACCTGCCAGCTGCCACAGAGTGCTCACCAGCAGGGTCTCTAAGTGCTAGATGGGGGATGCTCTTGGTTTTAGGCTGGAGCAGTGGATGGCTTCAAATTTGACTTTTTTCTCAGTAAAGACCTTTGTTTCCACCTCAAAGCTACTTTccaaaacataaaatttacaaGTCAGACTGCCCAGGTCAGCTGTCCCACTAACCTTTACGAaaatgcttctcaaccttcctaattcctcatgttgtggtgacccccaatcataacattatttcattgttacttcatgactgtaattttgcaactgttatgaatcatcatgtaaatatctggtatgcaggatatctgacatgtggCCTCTGTGAAGGGGTCGTTTGACTCCCAGAAtggtcatgacccacaagttgaaaACTACTACTCTAAGGCTAGGTTCAGGGATGAGGCTCAGGGTCCAGGTTTGGGATTTGGGTTCAAGACAGGATTCCATGGGAAAATGGCAGCTCTGGTGCCTGCTGTCTCTGTTTGGAAACCAGCAGAGAGAAGCCAATGAGATAGATATCTCAGCAAGAAATGGCACTTGCCAACGGCTTAAGTCTTGTCTCTGGACCTACATGGCgcaaggaaagaactgactcccgcAAGTTctgacactgacacacacacacacacacacacacacacacacacacaaacaaatgcaaaaaCCTGAATTAAAACCAGCTGAGAGAAACAAAGGATGACCTCAGTTGGGAACTGTGAAGAGAAATGGATGACAGAGAATGGACTGTGACAGTAGTGTGTCTTTCTATCAAACTCTCAAGGCCCATATCCCCTAAGTACAGTCATCTCCCTCAGCTCTGTGGTCACCAATGCAGAAACCCAGGTCCATGCAGCCCCAGGCACAGGAGCTCCATTCTTACTCCAAGGGCATTGCCTCCTCCAGCCATAGCAATATGCTCTGCCTCCTGCCAGCTCCAGTGTACCTGGCATAGATGACCTCTGTGGCTCCTAGGGCACTACAGGACTGCATCCTTGCCCACTACCAGACACCCAGAacacacgccccccccccccctctgtCCTGCCTGGGActcccatctctccagtcccatccaAGGGACCCAGGCATCCCTGCTCTATCTCAAAACCAGATCCTCACTCAGGGAGATCAGTAACTTGTTCAGCTTTCTGAATCCCAGAAATACCTTGTTTTTGCTCACCAACAAGCTTTTAACAGACAGGTGGTCTTCAGGTCTTCATCCCAAGGGCACAGTGCCCATGCTCACCTCTGACTGCACCAGACCATTCTGTAGGTTTCATTCTGTCTGACCTGCCCAGAAAGCATTCCCTCTTTGCTAGCACTCCACGAAAGTCCCCACCTACTTAATACTAAGTTAGGGCAGGGCCTGATTCTTTGGATTCTCTGAAGTGCTCTTGACACATGTAAGTATCCTTGGCTATAACAGAGGATGAACAAACCCCAAGAGCAGGAATGTAGCCACCATGGCATGAGTGACCTCACAGGAAGGTTTGCTGAGGGACAGGTCAGAACCAAAAGCCAAGAAGAGCAGATGGGTCCTCTCTTACGGGAGGCTGATCTGCAACTTCCACCACAACAGCTTAGTAAGTAAAAGCCAGAATTTCCTGACTCTGGAAAGGGGTCTATTCAAATGGCTTAGTGCAGATTCCTGGGACCTTTCAGCCTCAGCTCTGTGAACTCACCCTGCTCCTTTGTCCTCTGTCAGACTCAACGTTCAGTTCCTCATACTTCTTTAGAGCAAGTTCCAATTCCGTTTTCAGGTCAATGGCCTTTTTTAAGTCTCCAGTGTAGGTGCCTGCACGGGTAAACCGCTGTAAAACAAAGGATGACTCACAAAGGTCTCAGACAGTCCCCAGAGAGCCCCATGCCCAGCCCTTTCTTGTAGGAAGGGACAAAGTGCTAGGGGGAGAGAGAATGCTCATTCCCACCCAGGTCAGTGTTCTTGCTTTCCACATCCTTGCTTTGCCTGGGCTTTCAGTCGAAGTTCACTGCTGAAGGCCAGATACCCTGCCTCACCTGGACCCAGGAGCACACAGTTGGTAGAAACTTGTTCTGGATGAGTTTGAGCGAGTCTCGGGCAGCTTGGAAGACAGCAAGGTTGTCTTCATTCTCCTGAACCTTCAGACCATCTAAAACCAGGCAAAATAAGTCTCAGAGGAATGCTGAGGCTGGCTATGTAGCGGAGACCATTAAACCCACTGCAAATATGACTCAGCTGGTCCCAGACACGGGCCAACCCTGGGAGAAAAACAGTCTAGAAAAAATCTGGGAGTGTCAACCATTCTGGATCCATGAAAACATGGCTTCCCACCCAGAGGGCTAGACTGCTCAGAGTCATCTTCTCCTGGTTCTTCTCTCAGGACTGTCCCCACCTCTTGGTCCCAGGGTCTCAGTGACCCCCGCCATTCTGCTTTTCCTTGACAGCCCCTTTGTTTCCTTCACAGCCCCAGCTAGGCAGGACCTCCAGAAAGGCCCTCAACTAGCACCTGCATGCTTACAAGGCAAGGTGCAGCCCTCATAGATATTAACTTGAAGCTGTAGATCCTGAAGagccccaatcccttccaaccatATCCTACATACCACACAGGCACCTGTGAGGCTACCTGGTCCAACAAAGGTAGATGGATGAACAAGAAAGTTCATCAGGACCCCAAGACTGGAATACCAGGGCCAAGCACAACACTATCACATCCCTGTCATTGTAaacacagcaaaaaaatcaagtatttatcaCATTTTCCTTCTAGGAAGGTGCTGCTGGTAGACCTTCAGGTGAATGCCCATACAGCCTGCAGGGACTCTGTACCCTGTTCATTGCCTCATTAGGAGAGGACTATAATGGCAGAGAATCCCATGTAGCTGGTTCACATTGATGGACGTTTGGCATGATGGCAGAAGCCCAGAACAGAGTTACACAGGAAAGACTAACCACTAACCCTCTACCCCTCATAGCCCCAAGGAGCTGCTGTTCTCAAGTCTAGATTCTACCATGTGATAAGCTGGTGCCAGTAAAGGAGCTATAGACATGGCTAGTTCAGCACACGGAGGCACTGCGCAGCACCAGCAGCCAGTTACCTGATTGGAATTCCACGTCCAGTGTGTACTTGTGGGAACCCAGCCCATGGCTCCGCAGGAACTCCTCTGGGTCGCTGTGTTCATCCTCATCCCTGGAGGGGTCTTGCATGGCTGTTTGGGCTAGCGCCTTCAGACCAACAGCAGGTCCAACATGGTATGCAGAGGTATCCAAGTCCTTGCTGCAGCATGGCTGCTCTTCATCTTGGGGTCCAGGGAGACCAGACTCATGAGGAGTTGCCAGGTCCAGGCTCAAGGTGCAAGGAGCTTGACCCTCTATTGTGCCAGCTACCTCACCAAAGAATTTATCCTCTGGGTTTGGGCCAAAATCCAAGGGCACCAGCAACCTAAAGCAGTTCTCCACTTCTGTCAGGCAGCATCCAATCTCATCAGACATTTCTGCAGACATTGAGATAGCTGCTTACTCTGTCATCTTGAGCCAAAGAGCCAACACTGCTCCCCAGGCTCATGATGCCTCATGCCCTGGCACATGAATTACAACACTTTCAACTATTTAATAAACTATTTAGTGCAACAGCTCAGTCTTTGAAGTGTATCTCTGAAGATGGTTGTGTGGCAGCTCATAGGAGCCTACGTGACCACTACCAAAGGCCATCCTTCCATTCCGGATGTTGGTCCCAAAGAGGCCACCCTCCCTGCCAGGGCAGGACATGCCATCATCACCACACTCTTTACAGGGTGGACCTTCCTGGAGCTCTTTAAGCCATCCACAGCACAGCTGCCTGCTTGACGCCTTCCCAAAGGGCTGGGCTTTCAAGGCTGACAACCAGGGCAGGTGTATAAGGAGGCTCTGGACACAGAAGCAAAACAAGGCCTGTATCTGAAAACAGAGCAGCTGACCCATCTCCCAAGGACTGGCTCCCAGGAAGGGAACTAGCAAGAACAGATGTTGGACACAAGAAGAATGGCAAGATGGCCTCCAGCTAGAGCCCAAGTACAGACCTTCCTGAATTCACACCGACCTCTAGCCTCTCTGCTCAGGGAGTCTTAAGCCAAATCACTAAGTCACCAGGAGACACAAGAGCTACAAGAAACTTGTCAAGGTTCAACCCCACCCTCAACCATTCTTGCCCTGCAAGCCTGCCTGTGTGGGTCTCAGACTAGACTGAAGAACAGCACAAGGCCACAGGGGCCGACTTCAAGGGCTCAGCCTAGAAACTTACCTTCCATTTCCCTCTTAGCCCGCTCAGCACTTTCCCTGTGGATTCTGTCCAAGTGTTTTTGCTTCTCTTCTTCTCGCTTCCTTTCTGCCACAGTCCTAACATTTATATCCCGAAAATCCACCTGAGAAATTAAGAAGGAAGTTTAGCATTGCCTACAGCAAACACAAACTCAAAGTAAAAAAAGACACATTGCCATCAGTACAAGGCCAGGATCTCAGGGATCACTAGTCTACAGCACTTCAAACAAGGCTGCCTCATCTTGCCACATCTTCCACTAGATAGAAGAGAGAAGACATCAGTGCCCAGTACAACACCGTTCAGAAGCGGCATGCTCCTCTCACTGCAGGCTGGGATCGCCAGCTAGACCCAGAGACTAAACAGCACACAAACTCCAGAGAGTAGGAGACCACACAGGGACCACAGCCATGCAGGAAGGCCCAGCCATTTGCTTGTGCTGCTGACAGGGACATGGCAGAATCTAGGCAGCGGCAGAGGGCTGGAAGACAGAACAGCCCCTGGTGTCTCACTCAGCACAGCACTAGTCAGAGCCCACGGCAAGAACTAAGCAGGGCTTACTGGCAAGAACAGGGCATGACCCAGGAAGGGGAGGCCATCGCAAAGCAGAGGGCATCTAGGACTATGATCCACAGGCTCAGCTACACCCCCAGGCAGGTGCCAGGTGCAGCTTTCTTCCTCAAGGCTGTTCTGACCTGTAGAGAGCAACGTCCATTCTACTGCATGCTGAGCCAGCTGCTCTGCCTACCCAGCCTGTGCAATCTGCCAAACACTCAATGAAGAGAGCCCTCTCAGTCCTTGGCTAGCCTGCCTCACTCATCCCAGGGAAGCAGACTGCAGTGTCCAAGACCCACTTACCTTTTTGGTGTGTTTTAGGAAGTGGTAGCCCAAGGCTAGCTTCTTATAAGCCTCCCCAAACTTCTCATTCCAGCCTTCCACAGCCTGCATGgctgcctgcttcagcctctgggcTGCCTCCCGTGGGGGTGGCAGGGGACAGTCATTATCTGTGCCCAGTGTGAGCTCTAGGAACTCCTGGAAGTCAGAAACAAGCAGCACTCTGAACTGATGAGACCTGGTGAACAGCTCATCCACGATCTGGAAGGCCGAGAGGCGGATCTCAGCATGGTCCTGGGTCAGCTGTGTCATCAGCAGGCGGTGGGCGTGGCTCAGCTGCTCCTCTGAAGACCTGGGAACACAAGCCAGTCTAACCAAATGCTCGCTCGATTTGTGTGTGAGGACACTACATTACAAGCGGCAGGGACTGTGCTTAGCATCCAGCCTTCATTCTTCCCTCCTACAGCTAAGGGGACATACCACCTAGTAAGCATCAAATGTGACCCACTCCTGGCCTTTTTCTGTACTGCCCATGAGCCAAGCACATTTTCTACATTTTCAAACAGCTAAAGCAGCTGTTGCTGTGGCACAGTGGTAATGTGTCCgactagcatgtgtgaggtcatCAGCTGGATCTCCAGCGCTGCAGAGATGAGTTCATGGttgacacacacaaaagaatgcTTTCTGACATATACACATTACACTAAGAATCGAgtgtgaggagctggagagaggctcTGTGGTCAAAAGCCCtcgctgctcttctagaggactagGTTTGAttactagcacccacatggcagctcctaaCCATCCCTACCTCTGATTCCAGAAGATCCGACACACTTGTTAGGCCTCTCTGAGCAGTAGGATAAacgtggtgcacaaacatacatccatgcacataaaataatttttaaaaagcaaatgccAATGAGTTTCGTTGAAACACAGCTACCCCTGGATGGTCGCCAGCTATTTTGACAGTTGGCATCCAGTGTGCACAGACCTTTCATAGGATAGCAATAAGACAGAACAGGGCAGAGTGAGGGTCAGAAGGCCTCATACAGAACTTTACAAGATTAGCATATAAAAAGACGAGTCAAGAAGACTGTAACCCCAGCTAAGATCAACGGAATCATGCTAGTGCTACTGTCCCAGGAATAGAGGCACTCCAGAATGTTGGAGAGTAACCAACGATTCATTCTAATACTAAACTATACAACCCTGGGTGGAAAGTTAATATATTAATGAGTCATGTGGTACATGAAATTATATCTAGAAGTATATATAAGAGAGCACACACAGAAAGCTCGTGCTACGTAAATAAGCTCCCTTAGAAGTatatccttccttccctttctctttaaaaaagatGTACTACTAGTGTATGTGTGGGtgagtgcaggcacacacatgccagggcatgcatgtggaagtcagaaggcaGCTTTCAGGAGTGAGCTCTCTCATTTAACTCTGGCTGTCAAGCTTGGAAGGTaagggcctttacccactgagccactccCATGGCAGCTGCTTGAAGACCCCAGTCACAGGGTAATCTGGCAGAGGTCAGAAGTTAGCCCTTCAGGAATCAAGGCATGCTGTAAAAGTCACACATTAGGGgcttggtgtggtggcacatacctttactCTCTACACTCAgtgagtctggggccagcctggcgTACACAATGAGTTTCAacctagccaaggctacattcaTCAAGgctgaataataaaaaaataaaagtcacacACCATCACATCCTGCGGCAACTCCCTAGTAAGGACATA
This genomic window from Meriones unguiculatus strain TT.TT164.6M chromosome 12, Bangor_MerUng_6.1, whole genome shotgun sequence contains:
- the Uvssa gene encoding UV-stimulated scaffold protein A isoform X2: MSIKVYHLHCWSKEFVSGSSEEQLSHAHRLLMTQLTQDHAEIRLSAFQIVDELFTRSHQFRVLLVSDFQEFLELTLGTDNDCPLPPPREAAQRLKQAAMQAVEGWNEKFGEAYKKLALGYHFLKHTKKVDFRDINVRTVAERKREEEKQKHLDRIHRESAERAKREMEEMSDEIGCCLTEVENCFRLLVPLDFGPNPEDKFFGEVAGTIEGQAPCTLSLDLATPHESGLPGPQDEEQPCCSKDLDTSAYHVGPAVGLKALAQTAMQDPSRDEDEHSDPEEFLRSHGLGSHKYTLDVEFQSDGLKVQENEDNLAVFQAARDSLKLIQNKFLPTVCSWVQRFTRAGTYTGDLKKAIDLKTELELALKKYEELNVESDRGQRSRMEAPEDSEDEDQDFVEVPEKEGYEPRIPDHLRAEYGLEPKAPPKTLMKGTAVCSLQERTRMRREEEASDPTSAAAQLLRFQDSLPSTSSSSRVLLGPEEAQKQAERARAPIVPFGVDLCYWGEEHLTAGKILKSDSQHRFWKPSEMEEEVDSAHVSEMLRSRHITFSGKFEPVQHKCRALRPNGSLCERQDRLKCPFHGKIIPRDDKGQPLNPEDRAREQRRQLQQQQAHPDWQDPEFMKDVEAATGVDLGSSKYSKKGKGRKKKHPNLTDLRERANTSRARLEKKVFAKAAVQRVVAAMNQMDQKKHEKFANQFNYALN
- the Uvssa gene encoding UV-stimulated scaffold protein A isoform X1: MDQKLSQLIEELTTSGESQLNAQKMKELKKICKSSEEQLSHAHRLLMTQLTQDHAEIRLSAFQIVDELFTRSHQFRVLLVSDFQEFLELTLGTDNDCPLPPPREAAQRLKQAAMQAVEGWNEKFGEAYKKLALGYHFLKHTKKVDFRDINVRTVAERKREEEKQKHLDRIHRESAERAKREMEEMSDEIGCCLTEVENCFRLLVPLDFGPNPEDKFFGEVAGTIEGQAPCTLSLDLATPHESGLPGPQDEEQPCCSKDLDTSAYHVGPAVGLKALAQTAMQDPSRDEDEHSDPEEFLRSHGLGSHKYTLDVEFQSDGLKVQENEDNLAVFQAARDSLKLIQNKFLPTVCSWVQRFTRAGTYTGDLKKAIDLKTELELALKKYEELNVESDRGQRSRMEAPEDSEDEDQDFVEVPEKEGYEPRIPDHLRAEYGLEPKAPPKTLMKGTAVCSLQERTRMRREEEASDPTSAAAQLLRFQDSLPSTSSSSRVLLGPEEAQKQAERARAPIVPFGVDLCYWGEEHLTAGKILKSDSQHRFWKPSEMEEEVDSAHVSEMLRSRHITFSGKFEPVQHKCRALRPNGSLCERQDRLKCPFHGKIIPRDDKGQPLNPEDRAREQRRQLQQQQAHPDWQDPEFMKDVEAATGVDLGSSKYSKKGKGRKKKHPNLTDLRERANTSRARLEKKVFAKAAVQRVVAAMNQMDQKKHEKFANQFNYALN